A window of Caldibacillus debilis DSM 16016 genomic DNA:
CATTCCCCATCTCGAGCAGGAGTTGGAATACAACATCCTGCACACCTGCATGCTGGTCAAAAAAAATCTCCCTTACGAGGAGGAACTGGAAAAATTAAATCTGTTGGTCAACGGGGATGAACTGGAATACCCGAGCTACGTCCATCAATGCTACGCCTACCTGATGGAACAGATCTCTTTTCGCCAGGGCGATTTCGAGAAATGCTACCACTACATCCAAATCTTTTTAAAATACAATCTGCCGCCCTCCGTCTACGCCACCATCCAATTTCACCTGCTCATCATCCTGTTTCATCTGCGGAAGCGGATTTTGGCCGTCAAGCAGGCGGAAAAAGGGTTGAAAATCTTTTTTCAAAACCACCAATGGAAGTTTGTGACCGAGACATACAACATCCTGCTTGCCATTTACTGGACGGAAGAAGACTATGAAACGGCGTTGAATTACGGGAAAAAGGCGCTGGAATTGGCGGAAACCTTCAAGTTCGAAGATACCAAATCCAGGGTATACCACAACTTGGGAATCACCTATAAATCGCTGAAAATGTATGAAACGGCCGAGGAGATGCTCGCAAAATCCATCGAATTGCATCGGAAAGCGAACCAATTTCCGAGAAATTCCCTTTGGTCGATCCTCGACATGTTTGCCGAAATCGACGACAAAGAAAAGTTCGCCCATTGGTATCAGCAAGTGGACCCGGATGATGAGGAGTTTTTCTATCTGTACGTCAAGATGAATCCGGACAAAATCGGCGAATACCTCGACAAATTGGACAAGCTGGCGCAAAAGGCGGAAAAAGACGGCCGATGGGACTTGGCCGTCGAAGCCTATCATCTCTTGAGCAAGTATTTTTACGAAAACAGAAAATACAAAACGGCGATCCGGTATTATCAAAAAATCATCTGCATTCACGAAAGGGACAAAAAAACCCTGTGGAAAAAAATCGGGTTTACCGTTCCCCTGTCCTTTTTCGCTTTCGCCATTCCCCATTAGATCCCGGAACCGGGAGCTTCCGCCGGTCCGGGATCCTTCCTGTCCGGGACCCCTTTCGCGGGGGAAAGCCGTTCAAACTTCACGGCGCGCAAGGAATCCCTTTCGGCATACGTCAGTCCCCCGGGAAAGCCCCGCCATTCCTCCTCCGTCCGGACAGGCTCCGCCAATCCGGGGGATGAAAGGCGGCGGAAACCGGCGGCCCCTTTCACCGGGATCGCACCCGCGTGGGGACCGCCCCATTCACCGGGGCCCCTTTGGCGCATGGCTTTTTTGAAATCCCTCCCGGATGCCGGAGAAAAGATGCGTTTCAGCGCGCCGGGCTCGCCAAACCTTGTTCCAGCAATCGATCCAGGGCCGCGCAGACGGCCAATTTCACATGTTCATAGGTCAGGCCGCCTTGCATGTACACGATGTATGGCTGCCGGATCGGCCCGTCGGCGGTCAATTCCAGGCTCGCCCCTTGAATGAACGTCCCCGCCGCCATGATCACTTCATCCGAATAGCCGGGCATTTCGCTCGGCTCGGGCAGAACGTGGGCATTCACGGGAGAGGCGCTCTGGATCGCCTGGCAGAAAGAAACCATCCGCTTCGGATCGGAAAATTGGATGGATTGGATGATGTCCGTCCGTTTCTCGTTCCAGGCCGGGTTCGTCTTCATTCCCAGCTTTTCGAGAACCGCCGCCGTGAAAACCGCTCCTTTCAAAGCCTGGCTGACGGCATGGGGCGCAAGGAAAAACCCCTGGTACATTTCCAGCAGGCTGTACAGGGTGGCTCCTCCTTCCCTCCCGATCCCGGGACTCGCCAGGCGATTGGCGCATTTTTCCACCAATTCCTTTTTTCCCGCAATATAGCCGCCGGTTTTTACGATGCCGCCCCCGGGGTTTTTGATGAGGGAACCGGCGATGAGATCCGCGCCGACATGGCAAGGTTCCTTCTCTTCCACAAATTCCCCGTAGCAATTGTCGACGAATACGATGCAGTCCTCCTTGATTTCCTTGACAAAGCGGATCATTTCCCGGATTTCCGCGATGGTGAAGGACGGCCGGTCCGCATATCCCCTGGAACGCTGGATGCCGATCACCTTCGTCCTTTCGGAGATCGCCTCCCGGATGCGGGGATAATCGGGAAACCCGTTATCCGCCAGGGGCACATAGCGAAACCCGATCCCGAAATCCCTCAAGGAGCCTGTCCCATCGCCGGAGGCGCCGATCACCTTCTCCAAGGTATCGTATGGTTTCCCCGTGATGTACAACAGCTCGTCTCCCGGACGGAGGACGCCGAACAAGGAAAGGGTGATGGCGTGGGTGCCGGACATGATCTGCGGGCGGACGAGGGCGCTCTCGGCGCCGAAACAGTCGGCGTAGACGGCCTCCAGCGTCTCCCGGCCGTAATCGTCATAACCGTAACCGGTCGACGGGATGAAATGGGATTCGCTGACCCGGTGCCTGCGGAAACTTTGCAAAACCCGGTATTGATTGTATTCGGCGGTCCGTTCGATCGCTTTATGGACCGGTTCGATTTGCTTTTCCACTTCTTCCACCAGAGGTCCCAATACAGAAGCGTGTTTCAAGTCCAGCATCGCAGTTGCTTTTTCCATCTTCCGTAATCTCCTTCTTGCCTTCATTTTTGTCATCGGCTGCCGGAAAAGACCGGGCTCCTCCCCGCCTAAGCGCGGATTTTGGAAAACCTTTCGATTTCCTTTTTTAACGGATGCCCGGGCAAAATATAGCCGCTTGCCTGGTAGCATTCCCCGTCTTTCATCACGGAAAAATGCTCGAGAACCGTTTCTTCCTTCAGACGGGAATAAAGTTTGCCTTCCGGGAAAGGAAGCAGGATTTGATATCTTTCCATCTCCCGGACCGCCATTTCCTCCATCTTTTTTCTCAAGCGGCGGATGTCTTCCGGTTCGAAGGCCGAGATCAGCAAATAATCCCCGCTGACGCTCGGGAAAAACGGTCCGTCGATCCGATCCGCCTTATTATAGACCGTCAATTGGGGAATATGGCCGGCCCCCAATTCCGCCAAAATTTTTTGCACCGTCTTTTCCTGCTGTTCATGGTCGGGATTGGAACCGTCGACGACATGGAGCAGAAGGTCCGCTTCCAACGCCTCCTCCAGCGTGGAACGGAAGGCGGCGATCAGCGCGGTGGGCAATTTTTCGATGAAGCCGACGGTGTCGCTGAGGAGAACCCGATATCCGCTCGGCAGCGCCATCTTCCGGGTCAACGGATCCAAGGTGGCGAACAGCCGGTCTTCCGCCAGGGCGTCCGCATCGGTCAGCCGGTTGAAAATCGTCGATTTCCCCGCGTTGGTATAGCCGACCAGGGCCACCCGGAACATCCCGTTTTTTTTCCGCCGCTCCCGGTACCGCTCCCGGTGTTTGATGACCGCATCCAGCTGCCTTTTCGTTTCATATATCCGCTTTTGGATATGGCGGCGGTCCGCTTCCAGCTTCGTTTCCCCCGGACCGCGCGTGCCGATTCCGCCGCCGAGGCGGGAAAGCTCGTTCCCCCGGCCGGTCAGCCTCGGGAGCATGTATTCCAGCCTGGCCAATTCCACCTGCAATTTCCCTTCCCGGGATCTGGCCCGCTTGGCGAAAATTTGCAGGATCAACTGGGTCCGGTCGAGGATCTCGGCATCCAGCAACTCTGACAAATTCCTGACCTGCACCGGCGACAATTCGTCGTTGAAAATGACCAGATCCGCACCGAGTTCGCCGATCAGGGCTTTCAGCTCCTCCAATTTCCCCTTGCCGAGATAGGTATTCCCGTCGATTTTTTCCCGTTTTTGGGAAAGGACCGCGGCCGTCCGAAATTGGGCCGTATCCGCCAAGGAACGCAATTCTTCCATGGAATAGCTGAATCTGGAATCATCGGTATTCGGCAATTGACATCCGACAAGGATCGCCTTTTCCATAGTACCCCCGTTTTCCGCATGAAATTTGCAGAAGGAATGCCTTCCGCTTCTAGGATCAATACCCATTATAACTTGTCCCCGTCCGAAAAAACAAATGGGGTCTTTTTGCAAGGGAATCCTCGCCGCCGAAAGCAGAAAAACCCGGGTTTCCTCCGGGAACATGGCGATGCAGGCGATGATGGATCGCTTCGAGTCGCAAAGGGTCCGTCTTGTTCTCCTGGAACAAAGGAAATGCCGGGGATTTCCCCGATCGGACCAACGGCCGCTCATTCCCCCCTTAAAAGGGAAGCGGGCGGAACTTCCTCCGGACCCGGCTCCCCGCGACGACCGATGGCGAATTGGCCAGCCGACACCGATGGCGGATTGGCCATGAAAAGAGCCGCCCTTGCAAAAAAGAGCGAGCGGCCGGATTGTCCGCCGGTACGCTTCTGCGGCTTCTCCCCGAAAGGCCATCCGGAAATTTCGGACTCCCGCACCTTCCGGGATTTTCGGCGGATGCGAAGGTTTCCCCTCCCCGTCAATCCTCGTCGGGAAAGACCAGATCGCGGCTTCGGATCGTCATCAATTCCTTTCGGTTGAAATCGTTATGGAGGACGAGCCGCATCGCCTGGACACGGATCGATTTTTCGATGATATTGCGAATATACCTTCCGTTGGAAAAGCGGCCGTTTTGCAGCCGGGATTTGACCCGGACGAGATGATCCCTCAGCCTTCTTTCCGCGTCCGGGGTAAGGACGTACTCCCTTTCCTGCAGAATGATTTTTCCGATCTCGATCAGCTGGTCGACGGTATAATCTGGGAATTCCAAAATGATCGGGAACCGGGATTCCAGCCCCGGGTTCAGGGACAAAAAATAATCCATTTCCTTGGAATATCCGGCCAAAATCAGGACGAATTCATGGGATTTGTCCTCCATATGTTTCACGAGGGTATCGATGGCTTCCTTTCCGAAGTCCTTTTCTCCC
This region includes:
- a CDS encoding methionine gamma-lyase family protein, giving the protein MEKATAMLDLKHASVLGPLVEEVEKQIEPVHKAIERTAEYNQYRVLQSFRRHRVSESHFIPSTGYGYDDYGRETLEAVYADCFGAESALVRPQIMSGTHAITLSLFGVLRPGDELLYITGKPYDTLEKVIGASGDGTGSLRDFGIGFRYVPLADNGFPDYPRIREAISERTKVIGIQRSRGYADRPSFTIAEIREMIRFVKEIKEDCIVFVDNCYGEFVEEKEPCHVGADLIAGSLIKNPGGGIVKTGGYIAGKKELVEKCANRLASPGIGREGGATLYSLLEMYQGFFLAPHAVSQALKGAVFTAAVLEKLGMKTNPAWNEKRTDIIQSIQFSDPKRMVSFCQAIQSASPVNAHVLPEPSEMPGYSDEVIMAAGTFIQGASLELTADGPIRQPYIVYMQGGLTYEHVKLAVCAALDRLLEQGLASPAR
- a CDS encoding tetratricopeptide repeat protein, which encodes MILLHIGKRLLYLRKKNSLSLEQAAQGIVSSTHLSNIENGRFQPSDEILQLLAKKYKVPEKYLLAYDKKDPQIDQPLKEVLFFLITDKTAEAETRLKKVREKGFIPHLEQELEYNILHTCMLVKKNLPYEEELEKLNLLVNGDELEYPSYVHQCYAYLMEQISFRQGDFEKCYHYIQIFLKYNLPPSVYATIQFHLLIILFHLRKRILAVKQAEKGLKIFFQNHQWKFVTETYNILLAIYWTEEDYETALNYGKKALELAETFKFEDTKSRVYHNLGITYKSLKMYETAEEMLAKSIELHRKANQFPRNSLWSILDMFAEIDDKEKFAHWYQQVDPDDEEFFYLYVKMNPDKIGEYLDKLDKLAQKAEKDGRWDLAVEAYHLLSKYFYENRKYKTAIRYYQKIICIHERDKKTLWKKIGFTVPLSFFAFAIPH
- the hflX gene encoding GTPase HflX — translated: MEKAILVGCQLPNTDDSRFSYSMEELRSLADTAQFRTAAVLSQKREKIDGNTYLGKGKLEELKALIGELGADLVIFNDELSPVQVRNLSELLDAEILDRTQLILQIFAKRARSREGKLQVELARLEYMLPRLTGRGNELSRLGGGIGTRGPGETKLEADRRHIQKRIYETKRQLDAVIKHRERYRERRKKNGMFRVALVGYTNAGKSTIFNRLTDADALAEDRLFATLDPLTRKMALPSGYRVLLSDTVGFIEKLPTALIAAFRSTLEEALEADLLLHVVDGSNPDHEQQEKTVQKILAELGAGHIPQLTVYNKADRIDGPFFPSVSGDYLLISAFEPEDIRRLRKKMEEMAVREMERYQILLPFPEGKLYSRLKEETVLEHFSVMKDGECYQASGYILPGHPLKKEIERFSKIRA